Proteins co-encoded in one Deltaproteobacteria bacterium genomic window:
- a CDS encoding GNAT family N-acetyltransferase — MGTAIRSATAADAQGILDCLAMAFAPYRNCYTPSGYADTVLGPATIHQRLAAMTVLVAATDAGEIVGTIGCQAMAGGEGHLRGMAVYPLWQGTGTAQRLLDAALDELRRHGCRRVTLDTTEPLRRAIRFYERNGFRPSGNVGDFFGMPLVEYVKKIGQVATS, encoded by the coding sequence ATGGGGACCGCGATTCGCAGCGCGACTGCCGCCGATGCGCAAGGCATCCTCGATTGCCTTGCCATGGCATTCGCGCCTTACCGCAACTGCTACACGCCGTCCGGATACGCCGACACCGTCCTAGGGCCTGCGACCATCCACCAGCGGCTCGCCGCCATGACCGTGCTGGTGGCAGCGACCGACGCAGGGGAGATCGTCGGGACCATCGGATGCCAGGCGATGGCAGGGGGTGAGGGACACCTTCGCGGCATGGCGGTCTATCCGCTCTGGCAGGGCACCGGCACCGCCCAGCGGCTGCTCGACGCGGCGCTGGACGAGCTGCGCCGCCACGGCTGCCGCCGCGTCACGCTCGACACCACCGAGCCGCTCAGGCGCGCGATCCGGTTCTACGAGAGGAATGGATTTCGCCCCTCGGGCAACGTCGGTGATTTCTTCGGGATGCCGCTGGTCGAGTACGTCAAGAAGATTGGCCAGGTCGCCACGTCGTAA
- a CDS encoding DUF4386 family protein, giving the protein MVDALSRAGRVIGVLIVIQMIGGFLVNFVLEAPLFGAPGFLPNAAPHSHAIALGALVGLLIEALWVGIAVTAFPVFYERAPARALWLLALAAVILALAVVENASVMSMVTVSEAYAKASAAERAQLETVRVVVSSARNWVHYMARMTDGLAIFVFYAAVYRLRVIPRILGGFGIVAALLQVIAVALPFFHRDVVFPMLAPLGLCQLIVAVWLLVKGFRAEPRSAIGLGNA; this is encoded by the coding sequence ATGGTGGATGCGCTTAGCCGAGCCGGTCGAGTCATCGGTGTTCTGATCGTCATACAGATGATCGGCGGCTTTCTGGTGAATTTCGTGCTGGAGGCGCCGCTTTTCGGTGCGCCAGGTTTCCTTCCCAATGCCGCTCCCCACTCGCACGCGATCGCGCTGGGCGCGCTCGTCGGACTTCTCATCGAGGCGCTGTGGGTCGGCATCGCCGTGACGGCCTTCCCTGTGTTCTACGAACGGGCTCCGGCGCGGGCGCTCTGGCTCCTCGCCTTGGCCGCGGTGATCCTGGCCCTCGCGGTGGTCGAGAACGCAAGCGTGATGTCCATGGTGACCGTCAGCGAGGCATATGCCAAGGCGAGTGCCGCCGAACGGGCACAGCTCGAGACAGTCCGGGTCGTCGTATCTTCCGCCCGCAATTGGGTGCATTACATGGCGCGAATGACCGACGGGCTCGCGATCTTCGTATTCTACGCCGCAGTGTACCGGCTGCGCGTGATCCCGCGCATTCTCGGCGGCTTCGGTATCGTCGCCGCCCTGCTACAGGTGATTGCGGTCGCCCTGCCTTTCTTTCATCGCGACGTCGTCTTTCCAATGCTTGCGCCACTCGGCTTGTGTCAACTGATCGTAGCGGTCTGGCTGCTCGTGAAGGGCTTCCGGGCTGAGCCGCGCAGTGCGATCGGATTAGGCAACGCTTGA
- a CDS encoding M48 family metallopeptidase, whose amino-acid sequence MGALRAELMDGSSGRAQAVQVTALPDRLLIQSESQGEPEPWTLAGLQVEPLPGGVLHLTHPAHPGALLSSSDPELRDVLVAAGATPRSPAARSLLLRGAFYAATVAGAIALFLALLPTMSAGIARRVPLSIEEQLAFPVHKLLENRYCRSAGSRRALLALAGSLRLAGDPEFAGARFEIVDLTMVNAFTFPGGSIVVTRGLVEEAQRPEELAGVLGHELEHVARRHVMAQVVRSVILTTGWQLTAGDFAGLMAIDPSTTLEIASRRFSRDAEKEADEGALRRLQHANLSSRGLSDFFARIERSTDVVPEWLSTHPASAARKKALLDADAAVERSPGAIPHQDWQAIKDACRGRRAAEPGQENRLGARE is encoded by the coding sequence ATGGGCGCCCTCCGCGCCGAGCTGATGGATGGCTCCAGCGGCCGCGCCCAGGCTGTCCAGGTGACTGCCCTGCCGGATCGATTGCTGATCCAATCGGAGAGCCAGGGCGAGCCCGAACCGTGGACCCTCGCGGGATTGCAAGTCGAACCGCTCCCCGGCGGCGTCCTGCACCTCACGCATCCTGCGCACCCTGGCGCGCTGCTCTCCTCATCCGACCCCGAGCTGCGCGACGTCCTGGTGGCCGCCGGTGCCACTCCTCGCTCGCCCGCGGCCCGGAGCTTGCTGCTGCGCGGCGCGTTCTATGCCGCGACCGTCGCGGGAGCGATCGCGCTCTTCCTCGCGCTGCTGCCAACGATGTCGGCGGGCATCGCGCGCCGCGTGCCGCTGTCGATCGAGGAACAGCTGGCTTTCCCCGTTCACAAGCTCCTGGAGAACCGCTACTGCCGGAGCGCCGGCTCCCGCCGCGCGCTCCTCGCCCTCGCCGGGTCCCTGCGACTCGCGGGCGATCCCGAGTTTGCCGGCGCGCGGTTCGAGATCGTCGACCTGACGATGGTGAATGCCTTCACCTTCCCAGGCGGAAGCATCGTCGTGACTCGCGGCTTGGTGGAGGAGGCGCAACGGCCCGAGGAGCTTGCGGGGGTCCTCGGGCACGAGCTCGAGCACGTGGCCCGGCGACACGTCATGGCGCAGGTCGTGCGCAGCGTCATCCTGACCACGGGGTGGCAACTCACGGCTGGCGATTTCGCAGGGCTGATGGCCATCGACCCTTCGACGACGCTGGAGATTGCCTCGCGGCGCTTCTCGCGCGACGCGGAGAAGGAGGCCGACGAAGGCGCGCTCCGCCGCCTGCAGCACGCCAATCTCTCGAGCCGCGGCCTGTCGGACTTTTTTGCCCGCATCGAGCGGAGCACCGACGTGGTTCCGGAATGGCTTTCCACGCATCCGGCAAGCGCTGCGCGGAAAAAGGCGCTGCTGGACGCGGACGCCGCCGTTGAGAGGTCACCCGGGGCGATCCCGCACCAGGACTGGCAAGCGATCAAGGACGCGTGCCGCGGCCGCCGCGCCGCCGAACCCGGTCAGGAAAACCGGCTTGGAGCCCGCGAATGA
- a CDS encoding DUF898 domain-containing protein, whose protein sequence is MQDSFAFTDTSPVYQPPVHHLQFHGDGTSLFLLILKNLFLTVITLGVYAAWARAERRKYMWSSTEIAGQRLVFTGTGLELFKGYLKVLAVYVAFLALPVIANLIIPGSRVILQIMLSVAVLGLIPFAVYWSRAYLLSRTRWRGLHFGLERGAGPYAKAFIGGYLLTLLTLGIYAPAWLNRLRGILLNNTRFGTERFSYDGSNADAFWIGFKGFLFSVLTLGIYYFWYAAEMNRFVLSHTSFMGARGRSDLTAGDMFAILVGSVLGTALTLGIAFPWIVVWSMRKMLDRITFVGEVDFALVAQRSSAGNAASDALAHDLGVDLAL, encoded by the coding sequence ATGCAGGACTCCTTTGCCTTCACCGACACTTCACCCGTCTACCAGCCGCCCGTCCACCACCTGCAGTTCCACGGTGACGGAACCAGCTTGTTCCTGCTGATTCTCAAGAACCTCTTCCTCACCGTGATCACGCTCGGCGTCTACGCGGCGTGGGCCAGGGCCGAACGCCGCAAGTACATGTGGAGCAGCACGGAGATCGCAGGGCAACGGCTCGTGTTCACCGGCACCGGGCTCGAGCTGTTCAAAGGCTACCTGAAAGTCCTTGCCGTGTACGTCGCGTTCCTCGCGCTTCCGGTGATTGCGAATCTCATTATTCCGGGTTCCCGAGTGATCCTCCAGATCATGCTGTCGGTTGCGGTCCTCGGACTCATTCCGTTCGCCGTCTACTGGTCGCGCGCCTACCTGCTCAGCCGAACCCGGTGGCGCGGCCTCCACTTCGGCCTCGAGCGCGGAGCAGGCCCGTATGCCAAGGCGTTCATCGGGGGCTACCTGCTGACGCTGCTGACGCTGGGAATCTATGCGCCTGCCTGGCTCAATCGGCTGCGCGGCATCCTCTTGAACAATACCCGGTTCGGCACCGAGCGGTTCTCCTACGACGGCAGCAATGCCGACGCGTTCTGGATCGGATTCAAAGGCTTCCTGTTCTCGGTGCTCACGCTCGGCATCTACTACTTCTGGTACGCTGCCGAGATGAATCGCTTCGTCCTCTCCCATACGTCCTTCATGGGCGCGCGGGGAAGGAGCGATCTGACCGCCGGGGATATGTTCGCGATCCTGGTCGGCTCCGTGCTGGGAACCGCGCTCACGCTCGGCATTGCCTTTCCCTGGATCGTGGTGTGGTCCATGCGCAAAATGCTCGACCGGATCACCTTCGTCGGCGAAGTGGACTTCGCGCTCGTCGCGCAGCGCTCCAGCGCGGGGAATGCTGCCTCCGACGCCCTCGCGCACGACCTCGGCGTCGACCTGGCGCTTTGA
- a CDS encoding BON domain-containing protein encodes MVRAVCVVSAIECASCSIARAGRACFRIHRREREAPRNVGVGRSPASGRQADRTATETVPSEPQGKPEESIERSSSRCSSCRSRRTSECCGPSHLRSRLRARRGAHYGARTTIPTHWPLARTRKPGRASGALTSLPCRRPGGLNLARLSLAVARRPRIFAATHRTKSPEGETAAGGRAGLHSRHGGGTAMAINDWQQWGEYGYGDDFRTYERFGYPYGRYPYERFGYEGYGYEPRRKMGPGEHTWRGGILGWLGAGVRAGAGWVGNTLQQWGTWFGGRVSGGTAEIGRAVRGRGEQMASALEDQDQRAAATVRRNLPPRYRRPDERILDDVWHRISLAALDPQDVEIEVNGGVVTLSGRVSTRVEKRVIEDIADSVFGVREVHNHLRLARIGSESRGAETGPLATNAGSPATQRSFDTTVGETERH; translated from the coding sequence ATGGTGCGTGCCGTTTGCGTAGTGTCCGCCATCGAGTGCGCGAGCTGCTCGATCGCGCGCGCCGGCCGCGCCTGTTTCCGGATCCATCGGCGAGAGCGGGAAGCCCCCCGCAACGTCGGCGTCGGCCGGTCACCTGCGAGCGGGAGACAGGCAGATCGCACAGCCACGGAGACCGTCCCGTCGGAGCCGCAGGGAAAGCCGGAGGAATCGATCGAGCGATCATCGAGCAGATGTTCGAGCTGCCGTTCGCGGCGCACCTCGGAGTGCTGCGGACCATCGCACCTAAGATCTCGCCTGCGCGCGAGGCGAGGAGCGCATTACGGCGCGCGAACCACGATTCCTACGCACTGGCCTCTGGCGCGCACCCGGAAGCCAGGTCGCGCAAGCGGTGCACTGACGTCGCTGCCCTGCCGTAGGCCGGGCGGGCTTAACCTTGCCCGGCTCTCTCTTGCCGTCGCGCGTCGGCCGCGTATTTTTGCGGCGACGCACCGCACCAAATCACCCGAAGGTGAGACCGCCGCTGGCGGACGAGCGGGTCTGCATTCTCGGCACGGAGGAGGCACAGCGATGGCGATCAACGACTGGCAGCAGTGGGGCGAATACGGTTACGGGGACGACTTCCGCACGTACGAGCGCTTTGGCTATCCGTATGGGCGTTACCCGTACGAGCGGTTTGGCTACGAGGGTTATGGCTACGAGCCGCGTCGCAAGATGGGCCCTGGCGAGCACACCTGGCGCGGCGGCATCCTCGGCTGGCTGGGCGCGGGCGTCCGCGCGGGCGCCGGCTGGGTCGGCAACACGCTCCAGCAGTGGGGGACGTGGTTCGGCGGCAGGGTGAGCGGAGGAACGGCGGAGATCGGCCGCGCCGTCCGCGGACGCGGGGAGCAGATGGCGTCGGCGCTGGAGGACCAGGACCAGCGCGCGGCAGCGACAGTGCGTCGCAATCTGCCGCCGCGGTATCGCCGGCCTGACGAGCGGATCCTCGACGACGTGTGGCACCGCATTTCGCTCGCCGCGCTCGACCCGCAGGACGTCGAGATCGAGGTGAACGGCGGTGTGGTGACGCTTTCGGGCCGGGTCTCGACGCGGGTCGAGAAGCGGGTAATCGAGGACATCGCGGACAGCGTGTTCGGCGTGCGGGAGGTGCACAACCATCTGCGCCTCGCGCGGATCGGGAGCGAGTCGCGCGGCGCCGAGACCGGGCCGCTGGCGACGAATGCGGGCTCTCCGGCGACGCAGCGCAGCTTCGACACGACCGTCGGCGAGACGGAGCGCCACTAG
- a CDS encoding phosphoenolpyruvate synthase — protein MSGPLVVPLSTLGAQDLAVAGGKGASLGELIHAGFPVPDGFVITTDAYAAAASAASVDPMDPIAARARLLETAVPPEIATAVRDAYRALGGRVAVRSSATAEDLPEASFAGQQDTILDVDGEAALLNAMRRCWASLWNDRAVSYRTTHAVDGRALGLAVVVQRMVPAQVAGVLFTADPITGRRRRAAIDAVRGLGEQLVSGAVNPDHYLVDVKTGAVLERRGDIVDDTRLRELAAIGARIEAHYGKPQDIEWAIDGEKVWIVQSRDITTLYPIPASAPDPERDLRVYLSANVAQGVLQPFTPMGIQTFRLLGAAFASAVGRPLADPAAGTSVIADAGLRLWIDLTGVFRNSSAREIPVRVLSIMEARSSAIFARLLDDPRLSPRGGSRLRSLASILHAVMHAGVPPWVIRALLRPETTRDQILRDIDAIVTRDAGPLTTPVERLDDFERLLIATPPRMFPRLVAMVGAGLISYNLAARLLRGVASDDEMRTVLRGLPFNPTTEMDLELWAIALRTRDDAPTRAALADRAPAELSAAFRRGALPPLLQRELETFLVRYGHRAIAEIDLGLPRWSEDPSHLLGAIANYHRLDAAALAPDAQFARGAREAEATIATLLSRVHGPRRLLARKLLRRVRALAGAREAPKFHVVRVFAQGRAILAPVGVALAAEGRVAAADDIWFLTLADARRALAGEDMRQRVAERRAEYRREERRRHVPRVLLSDGTDAEAAFTSPAADGAIRGTPASPGTARGVAHVMFSPAGARLEPGEVLVAPATDPGWTPLFLTASALVMEMGGMMSHGAVVAREYGIPAVVGVPDATTRIATGERIVVDGSAGTVAPEGREEH, from the coding sequence GTGAGTGGGCCTCTTGTCGTCCCGCTATCCACGCTCGGCGCGCAGGACCTCGCCGTCGCCGGCGGGAAAGGCGCGAGTCTCGGCGAGCTCATCCACGCCGGCTTTCCCGTTCCCGACGGCTTCGTGATCACGACGGACGCGTACGCCGCGGCCGCGAGCGCTGCGAGCGTCGATCCGATGGACCCGATCGCTGCGCGCGCGCGGCTGCTGGAGACGGCTGTTCCCCCCGAGATCGCGACCGCGGTGCGTGATGCGTATCGCGCGCTGGGCGGGCGTGTCGCGGTGCGCTCGTCCGCGACCGCGGAGGATCTTCCGGAGGCGAGCTTCGCCGGCCAGCAGGACACGATCCTCGATGTCGATGGCGAGGCCGCGCTCCTGAACGCGATGCGCCGGTGCTGGGCGTCGCTCTGGAATGACCGCGCCGTGTCGTATCGGACCACGCACGCGGTCGATGGGCGCGCGCTCGGACTCGCCGTCGTCGTGCAGCGGATGGTCCCCGCACAGGTCGCCGGCGTCCTCTTCACCGCGGACCCGATCACCGGACGCCGTCGGCGCGCCGCCATCGATGCGGTTCGCGGTCTCGGCGAGCAGCTCGTCTCGGGCGCGGTGAATCCGGACCACTACCTCGTCGATGTGAAGACCGGCGCGGTCCTCGAGCGGCGCGGCGACATCGTCGACGACACCCGCCTTCGCGAGCTCGCGGCCATTGGCGCCCGCATCGAGGCGCACTACGGCAAGCCGCAGGACATCGAGTGGGCGATCGACGGCGAGAAGGTGTGGATCGTGCAGTCGCGCGACATCACGACGCTGTATCCGATCCCCGCGAGCGCCCCCGATCCGGAGCGCGACCTGCGCGTCTACCTCTCGGCCAACGTCGCGCAGGGTGTCCTCCAGCCTTTCACGCCGATGGGCATCCAGACCTTCCGGCTGCTGGGCGCGGCGTTCGCGTCGGCGGTCGGGAGGCCCCTTGCCGATCCGGCAGCGGGGACCTCCGTCATCGCCGACGCCGGCCTGCGCCTATGGATCGATCTCACCGGGGTGTTCCGGAACTCGTCGGCGCGGGAAATACCGGTCCGGGTGCTGTCGATCATGGAAGCGCGGAGCTCGGCGATCTTCGCGCGGCTGCTGGACGATCCGCGCCTCTCACCGCGCGGCGGCTCGCGCCTGCGCTCGCTCGCGTCAATTCTTCACGCGGTCATGCATGCGGGAGTGCCGCCGTGGGTGATCCGCGCGCTCCTTCGTCCCGAAACGACGCGCGACCAGATCCTGCGCGACATCGACGCGATCGTCACGCGCGACGCCGGACCGCTCACGACTCCGGTCGAGCGGCTCGACGACTTCGAGCGACTGCTCATCGCGACACCGCCGCGCATGTTCCCGCGGCTCGTCGCGATGGTCGGCGCCGGGTTGATCTCGTACAACCTCGCCGCGCGGCTGCTTCGCGGTGTCGCGAGCGACGACGAGATGCGGACCGTGCTGCGGGGCCTGCCATTCAACCCGACGACCGAGATGGACCTGGAGCTCTGGGCCATCGCCCTTCGCACTCGGGACGACGCCCCGACGCGAGCAGCACTCGCGGACCGGGCGCCGGCCGAGCTCAGCGCGGCCTTCCGTCGCGGCGCGTTACCGCCGCTGCTCCAGCGCGAGCTCGAGACGTTCCTGGTGCGCTATGGGCACCGCGCGATCGCCGAGATCGATCTCGGGTTGCCGCGCTGGTCGGAAGATCCATCACATCTTCTTGGCGCGATCGCGAATTACCACCGCCTCGACGCGGCTGCCTTGGCGCCTGACGCGCAGTTCGCGCGTGGTGCGCGCGAGGCGGAGGCGACGATCGCGACGCTGCTGTCCCGCGTTCACGGTCCGCGCCGCCTTCTCGCCCGCAAGCTCCTGCGCCGGGTCCGTGCCCTCGCCGGCGCGCGCGAGGCGCCGAAGTTCCACGTGGTCCGCGTGTTCGCGCAAGGCCGAGCGATCCTCGCGCCGGTCGGCGTGGCGCTTGCCGCCGAAGGCCGCGTCGCCGCGGCGGACGACATCTGGTTCCTCACGCTCGCCGACGCGCGCCGCGCGCTGGCTGGCGAGGACATGCGCCAGCGCGTCGCCGAGCGCCGGGCGGAGTACCGTCGCGAGGAGCGGCGGCGTCACGTGCCACGCGTGCTTCTATCCGATGGGACCGATGCCGAGGCTGCGTTCACATCGCCCGCCGCGGACGGCGCGATCCGGGGCACACCGGCGTCGCCAGGCACCGCGCGCGGCGTCGCGCACGTGATGTTCTCGCCGGCGGGGGCGCGGCTCGAACCTGGCGAGGTCCTCGTCGCGCCAGCGACCGACCCCGGATGGACGCCGCTCTTCCTCACGGCGAGCGCGCTCGTGATGGAGATGGGCGGGATGATGTCGCACGGCGCAGTCGTCGCGCGCGAGTACGGAATCCCGGCCGTTGTGGGCGTTCCGGACGCGACGACGCGGATCGCGACGGGGGAACGGATCGTGGTCGACGGCTCGGCCGGCACGGTCGCGCCCGAAGGACGCGAAGAACATTAG
- a CDS encoding methylglyoxal synthase, translating to MENNVTRLPKADSPRPVVALVAHDRRKDEMVEWAMFNRGTLSRCTIYATRTTGLTLQAELDTPIQLMLSGPMGGDAQLGTLIAEGRIDAVFFFWDPLTPQPHDVDVKALLRLAVLYDVPIACNRSSADHMISSPLFVMPEKYRQDRGPPSFVPWARQ from the coding sequence ATGGAGAACAACGTCACGAGGCTGCCGAAGGCAGATAGTCCGAGGCCCGTCGTCGCGCTGGTCGCCCACGATCGGCGCAAGGACGAGATGGTCGAGTGGGCCATGTTCAACCGCGGCACGCTGTCGCGCTGCACGATCTATGCGACCCGGACCACGGGCCTGACGCTGCAGGCGGAGCTCGATACCCCGATCCAGCTGATGCTGTCCGGTCCAATGGGCGGCGACGCTCAGCTCGGTACGCTGATCGCCGAGGGGCGCATCGATGCGGTGTTCTTCTTCTGGGACCCGCTCACGCCGCAGCCGCACGACGTCGACGTGAAAGCGCTGCTCAGGCTGGCGGTGTTGTACGACGTTCCCATCGCCTGCAACCGCAGCTCCGCCGATCACATGATCAGCTCGCCCTTGTTCGTGATGCCGGAAAAGTATCGGCAGGACCGCGGGCCGCCGAGCTTCGTCCCTTGGGCGCGTCAATGA
- a CDS encoding ribulose-phosphate 3-epimerase, whose amino-acid sequence MTDVLIAPSLLSCDLSRIGEEIRAVEQAGADLIHVDVMDGRFVPNLTWGPPVVAAMKKHAKTPLDCHLMIVEPEKYVDAFAKAGAANITVHVEASVNLHRTLQQIKATGASAGVTLNPHTPPDHLEYVLDEADMVLVMTVNPGFGGQSFIEACLPKIEKLAGWIQQRRLKTKIEVDGGIAPDTAKRVVSAGATVLVAGTAIFGRPDYKQAIRALRDAAR is encoded by the coding sequence ATGACCGACGTTCTGATCGCGCCCTCCCTGCTCTCGTGCGATCTGTCGCGCATCGGCGAGGAGATCCGCGCGGTCGAGCAGGCCGGCGCCGATCTCATCCACGTCGACGTAATGGACGGCCGCTTCGTCCCCAACCTGACCTGGGGACCGCCGGTGGTCGCCGCGATGAAGAAGCACGCGAAGACCCCGCTCGACTGCCACCTGATGATCGTCGAGCCCGAGAAGTACGTCGACGCTTTCGCGAAAGCGGGCGCGGCGAACATCACCGTCCACGTGGAAGCCTCGGTGAACCTCCACCGCACCCTGCAGCAGATCAAGGCCACCGGCGCCAGCGCGGGCGTCACGCTCAATCCGCACACGCCGCCGGACCATCTCGAGTACGTGCTCGACGAAGCCGACATGGTGCTGGTGATGACCGTCAATCCCGGCTTCGGCGGCCAGAGCTTCATCGAGGCATGCCTGCCGAAGATCGAAAAGCTCGCCGGCTGGATCCAGCAGCGCCGCCTGAAGACGAAGATCGAGGTGGACGGGGGCATCGCGCCGGACACGGCGAAGCGAGTCGTCAGTGCGGGTGCGACGGTGCTGGTCGCAGGGACTGCGATTTTCGGCCGCCCCGACTACAAGCAGGCGATTCGTGCACTTCGTGACGCAGCGCGCTAA